A single window of Athene noctua chromosome 1, bAthNoc1.hap1.1, whole genome shotgun sequence DNA harbors:
- the SETD4 gene encoding SET domain-containing protein 4 isoform X1, whose protein sequence is MKKSRGRTGRKRRRKHFQSFMGGVNCSHKLEYIKLKKWLKDRGFEDGNLRPAEFKDTGRGLMTTKPLQAGDLIISLPEKCLLTTGTVLSSSLGEYIMKWKPPVSPLIALCTFLIAEKHAGEKSLWKPYLDVLPKTYTCPVCLEHDVVSLLPEPLRKKAQEQRTTVHELYMSSKAFFSSLQPVFAENTETIFNYSALEWAWCTINTRTIYMKHSQRECFSLEPDVYALAPYLDLLNHSPNIQVKAAFNEQTRSYEIRTNSQCKKYEEVFICYGPHDNQRLLLEYGFVAMDNPHSSVYVSSDTLLKYFPPLDKQRNAKLSILKDHDFLENLTFGWDGPSWRLLTALKLLSLRADEFTCWRRTLLGDVISARNEQQTLNITAKICHFLIEETQHVLLQISQLKRNKENLKNHLALVEALRLEDLKILQKSAEIVCNLNIATT, encoded by the exons atgaagaaaagcagaggtcGGACAGGTcgaaagagaagaagaaaacacttccaGAGTTTTATGGGTGGAG taaactGCAGTCACAAGCTGGAATACATTAAACTCAAGAAGTGGCTGAAAGACAGAGGATTTGAAGACGGTAATTTAAGGCCAGCAGAGTTCAAGG ATACAGGAAGAGGATTGATGACGACAAAACCTCTTCAG gcaGGGGATCTGATTATTTCATTGCCTGAGAAATGCTTACTCACCACAGGCACTGTCCTTAGTAGCTCCTTGGGAGAATACATTATGAA aTGGAAGCCTCCTGTATCTCCTTTGATAGCACTGTGCACATTTTTAATAGCAGAGAAGCATGCTGGTGAGAAATCTCTGTGGAAGCCATATCTTGATGTTTTACCCAAGACATACACTTGCCCCGTTTGTTTGGAGCACGATGTAGTAAGCCTTCTTCCTGAACCTTTAAGAAAGAAGGCTCAGGAGCAGAGAACGACGGTCCATGAGTTGTACATGTCTTCCAAggcttttttctcttccctgcaaCCTGTGTTTGCTGAGAacacagaaactatttttaaCTACAGTGCTCTAGAGTGGGCTTGGTGCACTATTAATACCAGGACAATATACATGAAACATTCACAGAGGGAATGTTTTTCTCTTGAGCCAGATGTTTATGCATTGGCACCGTATTTAGATTTGCTAAACCACAGTCCAAATATTCAG GTAAAAGCTGCATTTAATGAACAGACAAGAAGCTATGAAATTCGGACAAATTCACAGTGCAAAAAATATGAAGAAGTATTTATCTGCTATGGGCCTCATGATAATCAGCGACTGCTACTAGAATATGGATTTGTTGCCATGGATAATCCTCACAGCAGTGTTTATGTCTCATCAG ATACTCTCCTCAAATATTTTCCACCACTGGACAAGCAGAGGAATGCAAAACTTTCCATTCTAAAGGATCATGATTTCTTAGA AAACCTGACCTTTGGATGGGATGGACCATCTTGGAGACTCCTCACAGCCCTCAAGTTGTTAAGTCTCAGAGCAGATGAATT TACGTGCTGGAGGAGAACTCTGCTTGGTGATGTAATTTCAGCCAGAAATGAACAGCAGACTTTGAATATAACAGCAAAAATATGCCATTTTTTAATAGAGGAGACACAGCATGTCCTTCTCCAG ATTTCCCAGTTGAAAAGGAACAAAGAGAACCTCAAAAACCACCTGGCTTTGGTAGAAGCACTACGCTTGGAAGATTTGAAGATATTACAAAAATCAGCTGAGATTGTTTGCAACTTGAATATTGCAACAACTTGA
- the SETD4 gene encoding SET domain-containing protein 4 isoform X2 translates to MKKSRGRTGRKRRRKHFQSFMGGVNCSHKLEYIKLKKWLKDRGFEDGNLRPAEFKDTGRGLMTTKPLQAGDLIISLPEKCLLTTGTVLSSSLGEYIMKWKPPVSPLIALCTFLIAEKHAGEKSLWKPYLDVLPKTYTCPVCLEHDVVSLLPEPLRKKAQEQRTTVHELYMSSKAFFSSLQPVFAENTETIFNYSALEWAWCTINTRTIYMKHSQRECFSLEPDVYALAPYLDLLNHSPNIQVKAAFNEQTRSYEIRTNSQCKKYEEVFICYGPHDNQRLLLEYGFVAMDNPHSSVYVSSGWICRFS, encoded by the exons atgaagaaaagcagaggtcGGACAGGTcgaaagagaagaagaaaacacttccaGAGTTTTATGGGTGGAG taaactGCAGTCACAAGCTGGAATACATTAAACTCAAGAAGTGGCTGAAAGACAGAGGATTTGAAGACGGTAATTTAAGGCCAGCAGAGTTCAAGG ATACAGGAAGAGGATTGATGACGACAAAACCTCTTCAG gcaGGGGATCTGATTATTTCATTGCCTGAGAAATGCTTACTCACCACAGGCACTGTCCTTAGTAGCTCCTTGGGAGAATACATTATGAA aTGGAAGCCTCCTGTATCTCCTTTGATAGCACTGTGCACATTTTTAATAGCAGAGAAGCATGCTGGTGAGAAATCTCTGTGGAAGCCATATCTTGATGTTTTACCCAAGACATACACTTGCCCCGTTTGTTTGGAGCACGATGTAGTAAGCCTTCTTCCTGAACCTTTAAGAAAGAAGGCTCAGGAGCAGAGAACGACGGTCCATGAGTTGTACATGTCTTCCAAggcttttttctcttccctgcaaCCTGTGTTTGCTGAGAacacagaaactatttttaaCTACAGTGCTCTAGAGTGGGCTTGGTGCACTATTAATACCAGGACAATATACATGAAACATTCACAGAGGGAATGTTTTTCTCTTGAGCCAGATGTTTATGCATTGGCACCGTATTTAGATTTGCTAAACCACAGTCCAAATATTCAG GTAAAAGCTGCATTTAATGAACAGACAAGAAGCTATGAAATTCGGACAAATTCACAGTGCAAAAAATATGAAGAAGTATTTATCTGCTATGGGCCTCATGATAATCAGCGACTGCTACTAGAATATGGATTTGTTGCCATGGATAATCCTCACAGCAGTGTTTATGTCTCATCAGGTTGGATTTGTAGATTCTCTTGA